One genomic segment of Marinitoga piezophila KA3 includes these proteins:
- the ribF gene encoding riboflavin biosynthesis protein RibF encodes MNYAVTIGTFDGVHKGHQVILKKTLDYAEKHQLKPKAYIMKYPALHHFSNDFVGLIYPSYKREEILQSMGFETEVFELPDVINITHGEYLDFLLNNGMKCIVCGEDFTFGKGKKGDINFLLAERHKKDFIVEIINDIKTSETRISSTFIRRSIQNGRIEEANKLLGRNWTLEGPVYEDRHVGFKLGFPTANIDIRYKEKIIYPKFGVYLVYGGVKNSPYKYFGLMSVGMRPTFNLDIKEPKVEIYFLDYFGDLYNKVIEVEVLKFMREEMKFSSEKELISQMIKDEDNARKLLSQFQN; translated from the coding sequence ATGAATTATGCGGTAACAATTGGTACTTTCGACGGCGTACATAAAGGTCATCAGGTAATTTTAAAAAAAACTCTGGATTATGCGGAAAAACATCAATTAAAACCCAAAGCATATATAATGAAATATCCGGCTTTACATCATTTTTCCAATGATTTTGTTGGATTAATTTACCCATCATATAAAAGAGAAGAAATTTTGCAATCTATGGGTTTTGAAACAGAAGTATTTGAACTTCCAGATGTCATCAACATTACTCATGGAGAATACCTGGATTTTCTTTTAAATAATGGAATGAAATGTATAGTATGCGGAGAAGATTTTACATTTGGTAAAGGTAAAAAAGGAGATATAAATTTCCTTCTCGCAGAAAGACATAAGAAAGATTTTATAGTGGAAATAATAAACGATATAAAAACTTCAGAAACACGTATTAGTTCAACATTTATAAGAAGGTCTATACAAAATGGAAGAATTGAAGAAGCAAATAAGTTACTCGGAAGAAACTGGACATTGGAAGGCCCCGTATATGAAGATAGGCATGTTGGATTTAAACTGGGATTTCCAACAGCAAACATTGATATTAGATATAAAGAAAAAATTATTTACCCTAAATTTGGAGTATATCTTGTATATGGCGGGGTAAAAAATTCACCATACAAGTATTTCGGTCTTATGAGCGTTGGAATGAGACCAACCTTTAATCTGGATATAAAAGAACCAAAGGTTGAAATATATTTCCTTGATTATTTTGGTGATTTATATAATAAAGTCATTGAAGTTGAAGTTTTAAAATTCATGAGAGAAGAAATGAAATTTTCATCTGAAAAAGAATTAATCAGTCAAATGATAAAAGATGAAGACAATGCAAGAAAGTTATTGTCACAATTCCAAAACTAA
- a CDS encoding 6-phosphofructokinase: MRIGILTGGGDCPGLNAVIRGIVRSSGEGYEIYGVLNGWKGMLSKDVMKLDNEDVEGIHILGGTILGTARVNPFKREEDRMLLEKNFKELGFDALIAIGGDDTLSVAAKLSSLGYPVVGVPKTIDNDVSNTDYTFGFHTAVNVGADAIDRLHSTAKSHQRVMIVELMGREAGWITIEAGLAAGAHLILIPEFPMTINEIVTYVNRRMKKNRYMIIAVAEGFKPTELEEVVADKSTIDAFGHIRLGGVAHYLAEIIEQKTGYETRSVVLGHLLRGGTPTAFDRILGTRYGVEAMNLVKKRDFGRMVALKGNEIISIPLEYGVATKKLVPFEYYKLAQIFFD, translated from the coding sequence ATGCGAATAGGAATTTTAACTGGTGGTGGAGATTGTCCCGGTTTAAATGCTGTTATTAGAGGTATTGTTAGATCTTCAGGCGAAGGTTATGAAATTTATGGAGTTTTAAACGGATGGAAAGGTATGTTATCAAAAGATGTTATGAAACTTGATAATGAAGATGTAGAAGGTATTCATATTTTAGGCGGAACTATTCTCGGAACTGCAAGAGTAAACCCATTTAAAAGAGAAGAAGATAGAATGCTTTTAGAAAAAAATTTTAAAGAACTTGGGTTTGACGCTTTAATAGCCATTGGCGGTGATGATACCTTATCAGTTGCTGCTAAACTTTCAAGTTTAGGATATCCTGTAGTTGGTGTTCCTAAAACTATAGATAATGATGTTTCAAATACAGATTATACTTTTGGTTTTCATACCGCTGTAAACGTTGGCGCAGATGCCATTGATAGATTGCATTCTACTGCGAAATCACATCAACGTGTAATGATTGTTGAACTTATGGGAAGAGAAGCTGGCTGGATAACCATTGAAGCTGGACTTGCGGCAGGAGCTCATTTAATTTTGATTCCAGAATTTCCAATGACTATAAATGAAATTGTAACATATGTCAATAGAAGAATGAAAAAAAATAGATATATGATAATAGCTGTAGCAGAAGGATTTAAACCAACAGAATTAGAAGAAGTGGTTGCAGATAAATCAACAATAGATGCCTTTGGACATATTAGATTGGGTGGTGTAGCTCATTATCTTGCAGAAATAATAGAACAAAAAACAGGTTATGAAACACGTTCTGTAGTTCTCGGTCATCTATTAAGAGGCGGAACCCCAACTGCATTTGACAGAATACTTGGAACAAGATATGGCGTAGAAGCTATGAATTTAGTCAAAAAAAGAGATTTTGGAAGAATGGTTGCATTAAAGGGAAATGAAATTATCTCCATCCCATTGGAATATGGTGTAGCAACCAAAAAACTTGTCCCTTTTGAATATTATAAACTTGCTCAAATTTTCTTTGATTAA